From one Gemmatimonadaceae bacterium genomic stretch:
- the lpdA gene encoding dihydrolipoyl dehydrogenase — MPSFDVIFIGGGPAGYVGAIRSAQLGLSVAVVERDGLGGTCVLWGCIPAKALLEAASIANRVKHASEFGVNVGEVKLDYSVAMKRSRAVSTQNSKGVEFLFKKNKITHIKGTAKLAGKNAVSVKTADGKDEKHDAKKAIVISTGSRVKGLPQAGLELNKTTVISSDEALTLEQAPKTMAIVGAGAVGCEFADVFNAFGTAVTLIDIAPVILPLEDADCSAELTRAFKKRKIDVITGAKISNVKVGKSSVKLTVEAGGKKNDLEVEKVLVAAGRAPNIDDIGLKEAGVKINDRGFVEINERMETSAKGICAIGDVAGPPMLAHKGSREGLVLAEILAGHATHGVNYSNIPNATYCHPEVASIGLTEQQCKEQKLEYKVGKFPFSANGRARTSGETEGFVKIIRDAKYGEILGAHIVGAHATELIHELAVARENEFTVEEIDLAVHAHPTLAEAVAEAALDSLGRLIHA, encoded by the coding sequence ATGCCTTCCTTTGACGTGATCTTCATCGGCGGCGGACCGGCAGGATATGTCGGCGCCATTCGCAGCGCGCAGCTCGGCCTGTCAGTCGCGGTCGTCGAGCGCGACGGACTCGGCGGCACCTGCGTGCTATGGGGATGCATCCCCGCCAAGGCGCTGCTCGAGGCGGCGTCCATCGCCAACCGGGTGAAGCACGCGTCCGAGTTCGGGGTGAATGTCGGCGAGGTCAAGCTCGACTACTCGGTCGCGATGAAACGCTCGCGCGCGGTTAGCACGCAGAACTCGAAGGGCGTCGAGTTCCTCTTCAAGAAGAACAAGATCACGCACATCAAGGGCACGGCAAAGCTCGCTGGCAAGAACGCGGTGTCGGTCAAGACCGCGGACGGGAAAGACGAGAAGCACGACGCGAAAAAGGCGATAGTGATCTCCACCGGCTCGCGGGTGAAGGGGCTGCCGCAGGCCGGCCTCGAGCTCAACAAGACGACCGTCATCTCCTCCGACGAGGCGCTGACGCTCGAGCAGGCGCCGAAGACGATGGCGATAGTCGGAGCCGGCGCCGTCGGCTGCGAGTTCGCGGACGTGTTCAACGCCTTCGGCACGGCGGTGACGCTGATCGACATCGCGCCCGTCATTCTCCCGCTCGAGGATGCCGACTGCTCGGCCGAGCTGACGAGAGCGTTCAAGAAGCGGAAGATCGACGTGATCACCGGCGCGAAGATCTCGAACGTGAAGGTCGGTAAGAGCTCGGTGAAGCTGACCGTCGAGGCGGGCGGGAAGAAGAACGACCTGGAAGTCGAGAAGGTCCTCGTCGCCGCCGGACGCGCGCCGAACATTGACGACATCGGCCTCAAGGAGGCGGGGGTCAAGATCAACGACCGCGGCTTCGTCGAGATCAACGAGCGGATGGAGACGAGCGCGAAGGGCATCTGCGCGATCGGCGACGTGGCCGGCCCGCCGATGCTGGCGCACAAGGGATCGCGCGAGGGCTTGGTGCTGGCGGAGATCCTGGCGGGCCACGCGACGCACGGGGTCAACTACTCGAACATCCCGAACGCCACTTACTGTCATCCCGAGGTCGCGTCCATCGGGCTGACCGAGCAGCAGTGCAAGGAGCAGAAGCTCGAGTACAAGGTCGGCAAGTTTCCCTTCTCCGCCAACGGCCGGGCGCGCACGTCCGGCGAGACCGAGGGCTTCGTGAAGATCATCCGCGACGCGAAGTACGGCGAGATCCTCGGCGCGCACATCGTCGGCGCGCACGCGACCGAGCTGATCCACGAGCTGGCCGTGGCGCGGGAGAACGAGTTCACGGTAGAGGAGATTGACCTCGCGGTTCATGCTCATCCCACTTTGGCCGAGGCTGTTGCTGAAGCGGCGCTCGACTCGCTTGGACGATTGATTCACGCATGA
- the lipA gene encoding lipoyl synthase — protein sequence MSQPLYQILGRHRSEALPERKPSWLKVRAPGGGNYLKLRQMMRELDLHSVCEEAHCPNVGECWEHGAATFMILGDTCTRNCAYCAVKHGRPPTYDVAEPARVAEAIARMGLRHAVITSVDRDDLPDFGAYIFAETIRQIHDRLPGCSVEVLVPDFQGSEPSVRMVLEAGPDIYNHNTETVPRLYKRCRPGGRYERVLRIFRMARRIAPHIPTKTGIILGMGETIEEVKQTMADLREVDVDILTLGQYLRPSDSHIPLDRYVKPEEFRELYVAGMAMGFRHVESGPLVRSSYHAWEQVQSAGVA from the coding sequence GTGAGTCAACCGCTGTACCAGATTCTGGGACGACACAGGTCGGAGGCCCTGCCCGAGCGGAAGCCGTCCTGGCTGAAGGTCCGCGCGCCGGGTGGAGGCAATTACCTGAAGCTCCGGCAGATGATGCGGGAGCTCGACCTGCACAGCGTCTGCGAGGAAGCCCACTGTCCGAACGTGGGCGAGTGCTGGGAGCACGGCGCCGCCACGTTCATGATCCTGGGCGACACGTGCACGCGAAACTGCGCGTACTGCGCGGTGAAGCACGGCCGGCCGCCCACGTACGACGTCGCCGAGCCGGCGCGCGTGGCGGAAGCGATCGCGCGAATGGGGCTGCGGCATGCCGTCATCACCTCGGTCGACCGGGACGACCTCCCCGATTTCGGCGCGTACATCTTCGCGGAGACGATTCGCCAGATCCACGACCGGCTCCCCGGCTGCTCGGTCGAGGTGCTCGTGCCCGATTTCCAGGGGAGCGAGCCGAGCGTCCGCATGGTGCTCGAGGCCGGTCCTGATATCTACAATCACAATACGGAGACGGTGCCGCGCCTGTACAAGCGCTGCCGGCCCGGTGGCCGCTACGAGCGCGTGCTCAGGATCTTCCGCATGGCCAGGCGGATCGCGCCGCACATCCCCACCAAGACCGGAATCATTCTTGGCATGGGCGAGACGATCGAGGAAGTGAAGCAGACGATGGCCGACCTGCGTGAGGTGGACGTGGACATCCTCACGCTCGGCCAGTATCTGCGTCCGTCGGATTCGCACATCCCGCTTGACCGGTACGTGAAGCCCGAGGAGTTCCGCGAGCTGTACGTGGCTGGCATGGCGATGGGCTTCCGCCACGTGGAATCGGGTCCGCTCGTGCGCTCCAGCTACCACGCGTGGGAGCAGGTGCAGTCGGCGGGAGTGGCATGA
- the lipB gene encoding lipoyl(octanoyl) transferase LipB, translating into MPELWVADLHTMPYGEALELQRAVAADRISGKIPEDVLLLMEHPPVVTLGRSSKDAHLTASPELLRLRGVELFEVERGGDVTFHGPGQLVGYPIIDLKRHKQDLHWYLRTIEQSLIDTLEMLGIAAGRNSGYTGVWTGGKKIASIGVHARDWVTWHGFALNVTTDLSYFDLIVPCGIQDVTMTSIARELPSGGVAFERVARTATNALARLFDLTPVTVPLDQLR; encoded by the coding sequence ATGCCCGAGCTCTGGGTCGCCGACCTCCACACCATGCCCTACGGCGAAGCGCTGGAGCTGCAGCGCGCCGTGGCCGCCGACCGCATCTCGGGGAAGATCCCCGAAGACGTGCTGCTGCTCATGGAGCATCCGCCCGTCGTCACCCTGGGGAGATCGAGCAAGGACGCGCACCTGACGGCGTCGCCCGAGCTGCTGAGGCTGCGCGGCGTCGAGCTGTTCGAGGTGGAGCGCGGCGGCGACGTGACGTTTCACGGCCCCGGTCAGTTGGTCGGCTACCCGATCATCGACCTCAAGCGGCACAAGCAGGACCTGCACTGGTACCTGCGGACGATCGAGCAGTCACTCATCGACACGCTGGAAATGCTCGGGATCGCCGCCGGACGGAACAGCGGCTACACCGGCGTGTGGACCGGCGGGAAGAAGATCGCGTCCATAGGCGTGCACGCGCGCGACTGGGTGACCTGGCACGGGTTCGCGCTCAACGTGACCACCGACCTCTCTTACTTCGACCTGATCGTCCCCTGCGGCATCCAGGACGTGACGATGACCTCGATCGCGCGCGAGCTGCCCTCCGGCGGGGTGGCCTTCGAGCGCGTCGCGCGGACAGCCACCAACGCGCTCGCCAGGCTCTTCGACCTCACCCCGGTGACGGTGCCGCTGGATCAGTTGCGCTGA
- a CDS encoding pyruvate dehydrogenase complex E1 component subunit beta: MSIVTYRDALNQALREEIQRDDRVFLMGEEVGEYNGAYKVSRGLLDQFGPMRVVDTPIAELGFAGIGVGAAMVGLRPIIEFMTWNFALLALDQVVNSAAKMLYMSNGQFPMPMVFRGPNGAALQLSAQHSQAWESWLAHIPGLKVVTPATPYDAKGLLKSAIRDENPVVFLEGEMLYNTKGDVPEGEEILIPLGKAERKREGEHCSIIAHGKTVLIAIQVADALAKEGISIDVIDLRTVRPMDVEAIAESVKKTNRAVVVEEGWELCGVGAQVVDYIQRECFDFLDAPVLRVHQADVPMPYAKNLERAAKPDAQKLTAAVRKVLYLE, translated from the coding sequence ATGTCGATTGTTACGTACCGTGATGCCTTGAACCAAGCCCTCCGTGAGGAGATACAGCGCGACGACCGCGTCTTCCTGATGGGCGAGGAAGTCGGGGAGTACAACGGCGCGTACAAGGTGTCGCGCGGCCTGCTGGACCAGTTCGGCCCGATGCGCGTGGTGGACACGCCGATCGCGGAGCTGGGCTTCGCCGGCATCGGCGTCGGCGCGGCGATGGTCGGGCTGCGTCCGATCATCGAGTTCATGACCTGGAACTTCGCGCTGCTCGCTCTGGACCAGGTGGTGAACTCAGCGGCCAAGATGCTGTACATGTCCAACGGCCAGTTCCCCATGCCGATGGTATTCCGCGGCCCGAACGGCGCGGCACTGCAGCTTTCCGCGCAGCATTCGCAGGCGTGGGAGAGCTGGCTCGCCCACATTCCCGGGCTAAAGGTCGTCACGCCGGCGACGCCGTACGACGCGAAAGGGCTGCTGAAGAGCGCGATCCGGGACGAGAACCCGGTGGTCTTCCTGGAAGGCGAGATGCTGTACAACACCAAGGGCGATGTCCCCGAGGGCGAGGAGATCCTCATCCCCCTTGGCAAAGCCGAGCGCAAGCGCGAGGGCGAGCACTGCTCGATCATCGCGCACGGCAAGACGGTGCTCATCGCGATCCAGGTCGCGGACGCGCTCGCGAAGGAGGGGATCAGCATCGACGTCATCGACCTGCGCACGGTGCGCCCGATGGACGTCGAGGCGATCGCCGAATCGGTGAAGAAGACGAACAGGGCGGTCGTCGTCGAGGAAGGCTGGGAGCTGTGCGGCGTCGGCGCCCAGGTCGTGGATTACATCCAGCGCGAGTGCTTCGATTTTCTCGACGCGCCGGTGCTGCGCGTGCACCAGGCCGACGTGCCGATGCCGTACGCCAAGAATCTGGAGCGCGCGGCCAAGCCCGACGCGCAGAAGCTGACCGCCGCCGTGCGCAAAGTCCTGTACCTCGAGTGA
- a CDS encoding FAD-dependent oxidoreductase: MADVAIAGGGLIGRACAAALAERGATVLLLEHARTGEASGASAGMLAPSVERASGADSAASALALAARERYPAYLDWLRERSGIAVPLNRLGILQVALSAAGVKGLRKTANPGSHWVDRAELTALEPALSHALGALFSPHDGCVDNVALLAALDSLLARAPLVRRVAARVRAVSSTEESVTVVTADGTRHSAGYVVIAAGAWSGGIEGAHLAAVVEPVRGQLVSYAAAPCRHTLYGPRGYVVPRGSSTIAGSTMERVGFTPGTTAEGIARVRSAAEEICPSLGAAQPASAWSGFRPVTPDMLPLVGADPHTRRIVYATGHSRNGVLLAPLTAEIVANLVFEDVLNFVAARFRPDRF, from the coding sequence TTGGCAGACGTCGCAATCGCCGGCGGCGGCCTCATCGGCAGGGCGTGCGCCGCTGCGCTGGCCGAGCGTGGCGCCACGGTGCTTCTTCTCGAGCACGCGCGCACCGGGGAAGCGTCCGGCGCGTCAGCCGGAATGCTGGCTCCCTCGGTGGAGCGCGCGAGCGGCGCCGACAGTGCCGCCAGCGCGCTGGCGCTGGCCGCGAGAGAGCGGTACCCGGCGTATCTCGACTGGCTGCGCGAGCGGTCGGGCATCGCCGTCCCGCTCAACCGCCTTGGCATCCTGCAGGTCGCGCTCTCCGCGGCGGGAGTCAAAGGCCTGCGAAAGACCGCCAATCCGGGGTCGCACTGGGTCGACCGCGCGGAGCTCACCGCGCTCGAGCCGGCGCTCTCCCACGCGCTCGGCGCGCTCTTCTCGCCGCACGACGGCTGCGTGGACAACGTCGCCCTGCTCGCCGCGCTGGACTCTCTGCTGGCGCGCGCGCCGCTCGTGCGTCGCGTCGCCGCGCGCGTGAGGGCCGTCTCGTCCACGGAAGAGTCAGTGACGGTCGTTACCGCCGACGGCACGCGCCACTCCGCGGGCTATGTGGTGATCGCCGCCGGTGCGTGGTCGGGCGGGATCGAAGGCGCGCATCTGGCTGCGGTGGTGGAGCCCGTACGCGGGCAGCTCGTGTCCTACGCGGCGGCGCCCTGCCGGCACACACTGTACGGCCCGCGCGGCTACGTCGTACCCCGCGGAAGCTCGACCATCGCCGGCAGCACCATGGAGCGGGTGGGCTTCACGCCGGGCACGACCGCCGAAGGGATCGCGCGAGTCCGCTCCGCCGCCGAAGAGATCTGTCCTTCGCTGGGAGCCGCGCAACCGGCATCGGCGTGGTCCGGCTTCCGGCCAGTGACCCCGGACATGCTCCCCCTCGTCGGTGCGGACCCGCACACCCGGAGAATCGTGTACGCGACCGGCCATTCCCGGAATGGCGTCCTGCTTGCTCCGCTCACGGCGGAAATAGTCGCAAATCTCGTATTTGAGGACGTCCTAAATTTTGTTGCCGCACGATTCCGTCCGGACCGGTTCTAG
- a CDS encoding ATP-dependent helicase yields the protein MTDTPRTYQPRARVPNAAPARGDLAADLNPVQAAAATHGDGPLLIIAGAGTGKTRTLVYRVAHLIERGIRPERILLLTFTRRAAQEMLSRAERLAGGSSRSVHGGTFHATGHRLLRRFGEGAGIPRDFSIMDQGDSEDLMQLSRAQLGYAKGAKRFPKKESLQYVYSRHVNTGFDIKEIIRDEYPQFTDYIDDFRKIYGDYTKRKHERNLVDYDDLLLFWAGLLEEAPALADRIAALYDHILVDEYQDTNALQARILRGMCRTHSNITVVGDDAQSIYSFRGANFRNILDFPKQFPGTTIVPLEQNYRSTPDILDVTNELIARAQERFTKHLWTERTIGEKPWLVAARDEQQQTTFVVDRILELHEEGMSLRDMAVLFRAGYMSADLEIELTNRKIPFEKWGGIKFLETAHVKDVLAFLRILENPRDEVSWYRILQLLPGIGETTARAAIDAMAALAWESGAFGRYNPPPRARAAHAALVALLDTLRTRESADAGSVSAEIAGVRSMYDAILKERYDRPEPRLADLDQLQVIAAGYPDREAFLSALALEPPQATQDLVGDKSRSEDDCLVLSTAHSAKGKEWDAVFVIWALDGWFPSSRSLSDPEQLEEERRLMYVAMTRARDHLAVIYPLNSYGSRMGSDYFVAQLSRFIDAGVREKMERVTLAAPAAEAAPEVQLPTVDLRALLRGRFGG from the coding sequence GTGACCGACACTCCGCGTACCTACCAGCCGCGCGCGCGCGTCCCCAACGCCGCGCCGGCGCGGGGCGATCTTGCCGCCGACCTCAATCCCGTCCAAGCGGCCGCGGCCACGCACGGCGACGGGCCGCTGCTGATCATCGCGGGCGCGGGCACCGGCAAGACGCGCACGCTGGTATACCGCGTTGCGCACCTCATCGAGCGCGGCATAAGACCGGAGCGAATTCTCCTGCTCACCTTCACGCGGCGCGCGGCGCAGGAGATGCTGTCACGGGCCGAGCGACTCGCCGGTGGCAGCAGCCGCAGCGTGCACGGCGGGACGTTTCACGCCACCGGGCACCGGCTGCTGCGGCGCTTCGGCGAGGGCGCGGGAATCCCCAGGGACTTCAGCATCATGGACCAGGGCGACTCCGAGGACCTGATGCAGCTCTCCCGCGCGCAGCTCGGCTACGCCAAGGGCGCGAAGCGGTTCCCCAAGAAGGAATCGCTGCAGTACGTGTACTCGCGGCACGTGAACACGGGCTTCGACATCAAGGAGATCATTCGCGACGAGTACCCGCAGTTCACCGACTACATCGACGACTTCCGCAAGATTTACGGCGATTACACGAAGCGGAAGCACGAGCGGAATCTCGTGGACTACGACGACCTGCTGCTGTTCTGGGCGGGGCTGCTGGAGGAAGCGCCGGCGCTGGCCGACCGGATCGCGGCGCTGTACGACCACATCCTGGTGGACGAGTACCAGGACACGAACGCGCTCCAGGCGCGGATCCTCCGCGGCATGTGCCGGACGCACTCGAACATCACCGTCGTCGGCGACGACGCGCAGAGCATCTACTCGTTCCGCGGCGCGAACTTCCGCAACATTCTCGATTTCCCCAAGCAGTTCCCGGGCACCACGATCGTCCCGCTCGAGCAGAATTATCGCAGCACTCCGGACATCCTGGACGTCACCAACGAGCTGATCGCGCGGGCGCAGGAGCGGTTCACCAAGCATCTCTGGACCGAGCGGACGATCGGGGAGAAGCCGTGGCTCGTCGCCGCGCGCGACGAGCAGCAGCAAACCACGTTCGTGGTAGACCGGATCCTCGAGCTGCACGAGGAAGGAATGAGCCTGCGCGACATGGCCGTGCTGTTCCGCGCCGGGTACATGTCGGCGGACCTCGAGATCGAGCTGACCAACCGGAAGATCCCGTTCGAGAAGTGGGGCGGGATCAAGTTCCTGGAGACGGCGCACGTGAAGGACGTGCTCGCGTTCCTGCGCATCCTCGAGAACCCGCGCGATGAAGTCAGCTGGTACCGGATCCTCCAGCTCCTGCCCGGCATCGGTGAGACGACGGCGCGGGCCGCGATCGACGCGATGGCCGCGCTCGCGTGGGAGTCGGGCGCGTTCGGCAGATACAACCCTCCCCCGCGCGCGCGAGCCGCGCACGCCGCGCTCGTCGCGCTCCTGGACACACTGCGCACGCGCGAGAGCGCCGATGCCGGATCCGTCAGCGCGGAGATCGCGGGCGTGCGCTCGATGTACGACGCGATCCTGAAAGAGCGGTACGACCGGCCGGAGCCGCGCCTGGCCGACCTCGACCAGCTCCAGGTCATCGCCGCCGGCTATCCCGACCGCGAAGCGTTTCTCTCGGCGCTCGCGCTCGAGCCGCCGCAGGCCACGCAGGACCTGGTCGGCGACAAGTCCCGCAGCGAGGACGACTGCCTGGTGCTGAGCACTGCGCATTCAGCCAAGGGCAAGGAATGGGACGCGGTGTTCGTCATTTGGGCGCTGGACGGCTGGTTTCCTTCTTCGCGTTCATTGTCCGATCCCGAACAGCTGGAGGAGGAGCGCCGGCTCATGTACGTCGCGATGACGCGCGCGCGCGACCACCTCGCCGTGATCTACCCGCTGAACAGCTACGGCTCGCGCATGGGCTCGGACTACTTCGTCGCCCAGCTCTCGCGGTTCATCGACGCGGGCGTGCGGGAGAAGATGGAGCGCGTGACTCTGGCGGCGCCCGCGGCGGAAGCGGCGCCAGAGGTCCAGCTGCCGACCGTGGATCTGCGGGCGCTGTTGCGGGGGCGGTTCGGAGGCTAG
- a CDS encoding aminopeptidase, with translation MNRTTQVLALVALLGIAQGCYLGRAAVEEARILAGRRPIQRLIDDPALADSVRQKLRLVLAARRFAADSLGLDPGGSFTTFTDIGRDTLLLVLSAARRDSLAGYSWRYPVVGRLPYRGFFDLDDALKARRELEEKGYDTYLRTSDAFSTLGWFEDPLLSTTLRHDSLDLVNTVIHEITHSTYFPKGQAIFNESFASFVGARGAERFFRSRGSVDAAARSDASWRDQKVLSAFWASLSRSLDSAFAAHPESRERRLLARDTVYAHARRALVDSVGPLLRTIGPWYAERVPLNNAYVLARVVYANELALFDEIYWAEDRDLRATIATVLRLAKGSPNDPFGAIRQWLRLRGG, from the coding sequence ATGAACAGGACCACTCAGGTCCTCGCGTTGGTCGCGTTGCTGGGTATCGCCCAGGGGTGCTACCTCGGGCGGGCGGCGGTCGAGGAGGCCAGGATTCTCGCCGGCCGGCGGCCGATTCAGCGGCTGATCGACGACCCCGCCCTGGCGGACTCGGTGAGACAGAAGCTCCGGCTCGTCCTCGCCGCGCGCCGGTTCGCGGCGGATTCCCTGGGCCTCGATCCGGGGGGCAGCTTTACGACGTTCACGGACATCGGGCGCGACACGCTCCTACTCGTGCTGAGCGCCGCGCGGCGCGACTCACTCGCGGGCTACAGCTGGCGATACCCGGTCGTCGGACGGCTGCCGTATCGCGGCTTCTTCGACCTGGACGACGCGCTGAAGGCGCGCCGCGAGCTGGAGGAGAAGGGCTACGACACGTATCTGAGAACGTCGGACGCCTTCAGCACGCTGGGCTGGTTCGAGGACCCACTGCTCAGCACCACGCTGCGGCACGACTCGCTCGATCTCGTCAACACCGTGATCCACGAGATCACGCACAGCACGTACTTCCCGAAGGGCCAGGCGATCTTCAACGAGTCGTTCGCCAGCTTCGTGGGCGCGCGGGGCGCGGAGAGATTCTTTCGCTCGCGCGGATCGGTGGATGCCGCGGCGCGGAGCGACGCTTCGTGGCGCGACCAGAAGGTGCTGAGCGCGTTCTGGGCGTCGCTGTCACGCTCGCTGGACTCGGCGTTCGCCGCGCATCCGGAGAGCCGCGAGCGCCGGCTGCTCGCGCGCGACACCGTGTACGCGCACGCGCGCCGCGCGCTCGTCGACAGCGTCGGACCGCTGCTGCGCACGATCGGCCCGTGGTACGCCGAGCGCGTGCCGCTGAACAACGCGTACGTTCTGGCCCGCGTGGTTTACGCCAACGAGCTGGCGCTGTTCGACGAGATCTACTGGGCCGAAGACCGCGACCTGCGCGCTACGATCGCGACGGTGCTGCGTCTGGCGAAGGGGTCGCCGAACGACCCCTTCGGCGCGATTCGGCAATGGCTTCGGCTGCGCGGCGGCTAG
- a CDS encoding pyruvate dehydrogenase complex dihydrolipoamide acetyltransferase — MATKVVMEALSPTMEEGRLVKWTKNEGDAVKSGEILAEVETDKAVMELVARGDGVLRKRLINEGDTAPVGQLIAIVAAADENIDELAAGAPAAAEAPPKAEGAQPAAAAPDEKVAPAEEGAPARSPADTDKAPPAEGDVPSKPPADRVADGRTSVPEDPSHSQGEASMPPQERDRRGAQRFATDARGAAAGSGRAESGDRVRSSPLARKLASDRGVELGSVQGSGPGGRIVKRDIEQAAAQPQRGAAAPGAQRAAVPVAERKISTEGDYQDIPLTQIRKIIARRLAESIGPVPTFYLTSELDVERVAEMREAMIELGDQYKVSFNDIVLKAVATALQQHPEVNAHWLGDKMRYFNRVHVGMAVAVDDGLITPVIFDADTKGLADISREARELAKRARDRKLKPEEYTGATFSVSNLGMFGIDHFTAIINPPEAGILAVGGVEERVVAVDGAPAIRKRMNVTMSCDHRVIDGATGAKFLQTLRRLIENPLMLVY; from the coding sequence ATGGCCACTAAAGTCGTGATGGAGGCGCTCTCGCCGACGATGGAAGAGGGCCGCCTCGTCAAATGGACGAAGAACGAAGGTGACGCCGTCAAGTCCGGCGAGATCCTCGCGGAGGTCGAGACCGACAAGGCCGTGATGGAGCTGGTCGCGCGCGGCGACGGCGTGCTGCGCAAGCGGCTGATCAACGAGGGCGACACGGCGCCGGTCGGGCAGCTGATCGCGATCGTGGCCGCGGCCGACGAGAACATCGACGAGCTGGCGGCCGGCGCGCCCGCGGCCGCGGAAGCCCCGCCCAAAGCGGAAGGTGCGCAGCCAGCGGCAGCCGCTCCCGATGAAAAGGTGGCGCCCGCGGAGGAAGGCGCGCCGGCCAGATCCCCCGCCGACACAGACAAAGCGCCGCCCGCGGAGGGGGACGTACCGTCCAAGCCCCCCGCGGACCGCGTAGCCGACGGCCGAACCTCCGTTCCGGAAGATCCCTCGCATTCCCAGGGCGAGGCATCGATGCCGCCGCAGGAACGCGACCGCCGAGGCGCCCAGCGATTCGCAACCGACGCGCGCGGGGCGGCGGCGGGCAGCGGCCGGGCCGAGTCGGGCGATCGCGTGCGCTCCTCCCCGCTCGCGCGCAAGCTCGCTTCCGACCGCGGGGTCGAGCTGGGCAGCGTACAGGGATCCGGTCCGGGCGGCCGCATCGTCAAGCGCGACATCGAGCAGGCCGCGGCTCAGCCTCAGCGCGGCGCCGCCGCGCCGGGCGCGCAGCGCGCCGCGGTGCCGGTGGCCGAGCGAAAGATCTCCACCGAGGGTGACTACCAGGACATCCCGCTCACGCAGATCCGGAAGATTATCGCGCGCCGGCTGGCCGAGTCGATCGGCCCCGTGCCGACATTCTATCTCACCTCGGAGCTCGACGTCGAGCGCGTCGCGGAGATGCGCGAGGCGATGATCGAGCTCGGTGATCAGTACAAGGTGTCGTTCAACGACATCGTGCTGAAGGCCGTGGCGACCGCGCTGCAGCAGCACCCGGAGGTGAACGCGCACTGGCTCGGCGACAAGATGCGCTACTTCAACCGCGTGCACGTCGGGATGGCGGTCGCCGTCGACGACGGACTCATAACGCCGGTGATCTTCGACGCCGACACAAAGGGTCTCGCCGACATCTCGCGCGAGGCGCGCGAGCTGGCCAAGCGAGCCCGTGACCGAAAGTTGAAGCCCGAGGAGTACACGGGCGCGACGTTCTCCGTATCGAACCTCGGGATGTTCGGGATCGACCACTTCACCGCGATAATCAATCCGCCCGAAGCAGGGATCCTCGCGGTCGGCGGCGTGGAGGAGCGCGTCGTCGCGGTCGACGGCGCGCCCGCCATCCGCAAGCGAATGAACGTGACCATGAGCTGCGATCACCGCGTCATCGACGGCGCCACGGGCGCGAAGTTCCTCCAGACGCTGCGGCGTCTCATCGAGAATCCGCTCATGCTCGTCTACTAA
- the pdhA gene encoding pyruvate dehydrogenase (acetyl-transferring) E1 component subunit alpha, whose protein sequence is MAKKPTKSPGSKSDAELNRAFLRSMLLQRRFEERSAEAYALGKIGGFCHLYIGQEAISTGALSVLRPDDYVVTAYRDHGQALARGMTPRAVMAELFGRRDGCSGGKGGSMHLFDAKLNFLGGHGIVGSHIPLATGVAFAIKYRGGDQVCLCFFGEAAVNIGAFHEALNMAGLWKVPAVFIIENNRYGMGTAVSRAMANEDVNARAATYNIPAESVDAQDVFAVRDAVTRAVDLARAEKTPTLLEMRTYRFMGHSMSDAVSGTYRTKAELEQEMRRDPIILLHNHMTEAGEIDDAAYAKLDEEIKAEVQDAWDFADASPEPELEELYAHVVVD, encoded by the coding sequence ATGGCCAAGAAGCCGACTAAATCGCCGGGCTCCAAGAGCGACGCTGAGCTGAACCGCGCGTTCCTCCGCTCCATGCTGCTGCAGCGGCGGTTCGAGGAGCGGTCCGCCGAGGCGTACGCGCTCGGCAAGATCGGCGGCTTCTGCCATCTGTACATCGGGCAGGAGGCGATCAGCACGGGCGCGCTCTCGGTGCTGCGGCCGGACGACTACGTAGTGACGGCATACCGGGACCACGGCCAGGCGCTCGCGCGCGGGATGACTCCGCGCGCGGTGATGGCGGAGCTGTTCGGCCGGCGCGACGGCTGCAGCGGCGGCAAGGGCGGCTCCATGCACCTGTTCGACGCCAAGCTCAACTTCCTCGGCGGCCACGGCATCGTAGGCAGCCACATTCCGCTCGCCACCGGCGTCGCGTTCGCGATCAAGTACCGCGGCGGCGACCAGGTGTGCCTGTGCTTCTTCGGCGAGGCAGCGGTGAACATCGGCGCGTTTCACGAGGCGCTGAACATGGCGGGCCTGTGGAAGGTGCCGGCAGTGTTCATCATAGAGAACAACCGGTACGGAATGGGGACGGCGGTATCGCGCGCCATGGCGAACGAGGACGTGAACGCGCGCGCGGCGACGTACAACATCCCCGCCGAGTCGGTGGACGCGCAGGACGTGTTCGCCGTGCGCGACGCAGTGACGCGGGCGGTCGATCTCGCGCGCGCCGAGAAAACTCCGACGCTGCTCGAGATGCGCACGTACCGGTTCATGGGTCATTCCATGTCCGACGCCGTGAGCGGCACGTACCGGACGAAGGCGGAGCTCGAGCAGGAGATGCGCCGCGATCCGATCATCCTGCTGCACAACCACATGACGGAAGCGGGCGAGATCGACGATGCCGCCTACGCCAAGCTGGACGAGGAAATCAAGGCCGAGGTGCAGGACGCGTGGGACTTCGCGGACGCGAGCCCGGAGCCGGAGCTGGAGGAGCTGTACGCACACGTCGTAGTTGATTGA